Proteins found in one Nostoc sp. NIES-3756 genomic segment:
- the hpsE gene encoding hormogonium polysaccharide biosynthesis glycosyltransferase HpsE — MIIQFTVAICTYNGAARLPNVLNQLQNQVGTEGISWEVLVVDNNSTDTTKQIVQQYQNIWHHSGQLRYIFEPEQGLAIARQHAVAEARGELIGFLDDDNIPTQTWVKNAYSFAQTHPRAGAYGSRISGEFEIPPPDNFKRIAALLAITDRGAKELLYRPEKKVLPPGAGLVVRKQAWLENVPERCFLQGRVREPYLPGEDLEALLHIQRGGWEIWYNPEMQITHQIPHWRLKKDYLVNLCRGIGLSRYHTRMLSVKPWQIPLMFWVYLLNDTRKILLHLYKYRSSVKSDLIAACELELFIGSLLSPSYTWKEYIKYYFRKQVRSQENLISS, encoded by the coding sequence ATGATTATCCAATTCACTGTAGCAATATGCACTTATAATGGCGCAGCACGTCTCCCTAATGTGCTAAATCAACTGCAAAATCAGGTGGGTACAGAAGGGATTTCTTGGGAAGTGCTTGTAGTTGATAACAACAGTACAGATACAACCAAACAGATAGTTCAGCAGTATCAAAATATCTGGCATCATTCAGGGCAATTGCGGTATATTTTTGAGCCAGAACAAGGACTAGCGATCGCACGTCAGCACGCTGTTGCAGAAGCCAGAGGCGAGTTAATTGGATTTTTAGATGATGATAATATTCCCACTCAAACATGGGTGAAGAATGCTTACTCATTTGCTCAAACTCATCCCCGTGCGGGTGCTTATGGTAGCCGCATTAGCGGTGAATTTGAAATTCCCCCTCCAGATAATTTCAAACGTATTGCAGCTCTACTAGCAATCACAGACCGAGGAGCGAAAGAATTACTTTATCGTCCAGAAAAAAAAGTGCTTCCTCCTGGGGCTGGGTTAGTAGTACGAAAACAAGCTTGGTTAGAAAACGTACCAGAACGATGTTTTCTCCAGGGTAGAGTTCGTGAACCCTATTTACCAGGTGAAGATTTAGAAGCATTGTTACACATTCAAAGAGGCGGATGGGAAATCTGGTACAACCCAGAAATGCAAATAACTCACCAGATACCTCATTGGCGTTTAAAGAAGGATTATCTTGTTAACCTCTGCCGTGGTATTGGTTTGAGCCGATATCATACCCGGATGTTAAGTGTTAAACCTTGGCAAATTCCCCTAATGTTTTGGGTTTATCTTTTGAATGATACGCGCAAAATTTTACTGCACCTGTACAAATATCGCAGTAGTGTTAAGAGTGATCTGATTGCCGCCTGTGAACTAGAACTATTTATTGGTAGCTTATTAAGTCCTTCCTACACTTGGAAGGAATATATCAAATACTACTTCCGCAAACAAGTACGTTCTCAGGAAAATCTCATCAGTAGTTAA
- a CDS encoding ABC transporter ATP-binding protein — MAKTISITDSLVPNPVPKSAIIRLENIFKIYGTGETEVKALNDVNLVINEGEYCSIMGPSGSGKSTAMNIIGCLDRPTGGHYYLDNVDVAQMNDADLAHIRNRKLGFVFQQFHLLPQLSALENVMLPMVYADVNPNERRDRATEALIRVGLEKRLNNKPTQLSGGQQQRVAIARAIVNRPVVLLADEPTGALDSRTTQEVLNIFTELNDGGITVVMVTHEPEVARQTKRIVWFKDGQVVNSHLTPEELLE, encoded by the coding sequence ATGGCAAAGACTATTTCCATCACTGACTCCTTAGTTCCTAATCCTGTACCAAAATCAGCAATTATTCGTTTAGAAAACATCTTTAAAATTTACGGTACTGGTGAAACCGAAGTCAAAGCTTTAAATGATGTGAATTTGGTCATCAATGAGGGTGAGTATTGTTCGATTATGGGGCCTTCTGGTTCTGGCAAATCTACAGCAATGAATATTATCGGCTGTTTAGATCGCCCAACAGGAGGACATTATTATTTAGATAATGTGGATGTGGCACAAATGAATGATGCAGACTTGGCACATATCCGCAATAGAAAATTGGGGTTTGTGTTTCAACAATTCCATCTTTTACCCCAACTGTCTGCTTTAGAAAACGTCATGCTACCGATGGTGTATGCTGATGTCAACCCGAATGAAAGACGCGATCGCGCTACGGAAGCTTTGATTCGTGTAGGCTTAGAAAAGCGCCTCAATAACAAACCCACTCAACTATCAGGGGGACAACAACAAAGAGTGGCGATCGCCCGGGCTATTGTTAATCGTCCCGTAGTCCTTCTAGCAGACGAACCCACAGGCGCACTCGATTCACGCACCACCCAAGAAGTCTTAAATATTTTTACAGAATTGAATGATGGTGGCATTACTGTAGTGATGGTGACACACGAACCAGAAGTTGCCCGTCAAACTAAGCGCATTGTCTGGTTTAAAGATGGACAAGTTGTCAACTCTCACCTGACTCCAGAAGAATTACTAGAATAG
- a CDS encoding potassium channel family protein produces MKPRIIVCGLGRTGYKIFRLLRQQGAFVVGIHHKPIPGEAGGDVIVGNLHTVATLSAAGIHQAQTLVIAGSDDEVNLAIMMQARVLNPHIRIINRFYNTNLGDRLDQTLSEHLSMSVIGLAAPLFTFAALGNQAIGQIKLYEQTWPVQEEYIDENHPWCGRNLSDLWDNPARIPIYYLPVEGEMNLVAAILGENHLRVGDRLIVAIQPRIRSTRKSLIKKFLKVIISIRQFQQHGQSVIVGAILLLAIVMIATITYMSTELSLSMVDALYFSVGMITGAGGNDKVADNAPNSIKLFTVVMMLVGAVVIGIWYAMLTDFVLGTRFKQFWDAARIPQRHHYIVCGLSGIGSKIVQQLHTSGYEVVVIETDSNNKYVNSVRGLGIPVIQGDASFRTILTTSNVDSAAAVLAVTTNDATNIEIALKAKGLAPKIPVIVHYADPDFAGMAKQLFDFEAVLSSAELAAPAFAAAALGGRILGNGITADTLWVAFATLITPSHPFCGHLVKDIAMVADFVPLYVETNSQRVHGWNLLTTYLSEGDVLYLTMPANQLYKLWRDERACGVGD; encoded by the coding sequence ATGAAACCTCGAATTATTGTTTGTGGCTTAGGACGAACTGGATATAAAATCTTCCGTTTGCTGAGACAGCAGGGTGCGTTTGTCGTCGGTATTCATCACAAACCCATTCCTGGCGAAGCTGGAGGAGATGTAATAGTCGGTAATTTACACACGGTTGCTACTCTTAGCGCCGCAGGCATTCATCAAGCACAGACTTTAGTGATTGCTGGCTCTGATGATGAAGTTAACTTAGCAATTATGATGCAGGCAAGGGTGCTAAACCCGCATATTCGGATTATTAACCGCTTTTACAATACTAATTTAGGCGATCGCTTAGATCAAACTCTGTCAGAACACCTGAGTATGAGTGTGATTGGATTAGCTGCACCGTTATTTACTTTCGCCGCTTTAGGAAACCAAGCGATCGGGCAAATCAAGTTATATGAGCAGACTTGGCCTGTTCAAGAAGAATATATTGATGAAAATCATCCCTGGTGTGGTCGTAACTTAAGTGACCTATGGGATAATCCGGCACGAATACCAATTTATTATTTACCTGTGGAAGGGGAAATGAATTTGGTGGCGGCTATACTGGGTGAAAACCACTTAAGAGTGGGCGATCGCTTAATCGTTGCTATCCAACCCCGTATCCGTTCCACTCGCAAATCCCTAATTAAAAAATTTCTCAAAGTTATTATCAGCATACGGCAATTTCAACAGCATGGACAATCGGTCATTGTCGGTGCGATTCTCTTACTAGCAATAGTCATGATTGCCACCATCACCTATATGTCCACTGAATTGAGCCTATCTATGGTAGATGCCCTCTATTTTTCTGTAGGCATGATTACTGGTGCTGGGGGTAATGACAAAGTAGCAGACAACGCTCCCAACAGTATTAAATTATTCACCGTTGTCATGATGCTAGTTGGGGCGGTAGTGATTGGTATTTGGTATGCCATGCTCACCGATTTTGTTTTGGGTACACGCTTCAAGCAATTTTGGGATGCAGCTAGGATTCCCCAACGCCATCACTATATTGTTTGTGGTTTAAGTGGTATCGGTAGCAAAATTGTTCAGCAACTCCATACTAGTGGTTATGAAGTAGTAGTCATCGAAACTGACTCCAACAACAAATATGTTAACTCTGTACGTGGGCTAGGGATTCCTGTCATTCAAGGTGATGCCAGCTTCCGCACCATACTTACAACCAGTAATGTGGACAGTGCCGCCGCCGTGCTGGCTGTTACCACAAATGATGCTACTAATATAGAAATTGCCCTCAAAGCTAAAGGTTTAGCACCCAAAATTCCTGTAATTGTCCACTATGCCGACCCTGATTTTGCAGGTATGGCAAAACAATTATTTGACTTTGAGGCTGTGTTAAGTTCAGCCGAATTGGCAGCCCCGGCATTTGCTGCTGCGGCTTTAGGCGGACGCATCCTGGGTAACGGCATCACAGCAGATACACTGTGGGTAGCTTTTGCTACTTTAATTACACCGTCACATCCCTTTTGCGGCCATTTGGTGAAAGATATAGCTATGGTGGCTGACTTTGTGCCTTTGTATGTAGAAACAAATAGTCAAAGGGTTCACGGATGGAATTTACTAACGACCTATCTTAGTGAAGGTGATGTTTTATATTTAACAATGCCAGCAAATCAGTTATATAAATTGTGGCGTGATGAACGGGCTTGTGGAGTTGGAGATTAG
- the cas6 gene encoding type I-MYXAN CRISPR-associated protein Cas6/Cmx6, with translation MTAILLQSEEYVDLTFKLRGALIPLDNGYVIYSALSRICPILHELKSIGIHPIAGIPTKNNLLELTTQSRLKIRIYHQHIPLIYPYLAGQAFHIGQNFYQLDIPDYKPLISSESVYSRLVIIKGFQDATNFIEAVQRQLDNLGIQGKIELLTRQDGTPQKRQLTINKEGKQFKIRGFGVKISELNPEDSLTLQEQGIGGKRKMMCGIFVPATRSKEEEET, from the coding sequence ATGACAGCCATATTACTTCAAAGTGAGGAATATGTAGACTTAACGTTTAAGCTAAGAGGCGCACTGATTCCTCTTGATAACGGTTATGTTATCTATAGTGCTTTGTCCAGAATTTGTCCTATCCTGCATGAACTAAAGTCGATTGGGATTCATCCAATTGCTGGAATACCAACCAAGAACAATTTACTTGAACTCACCACTCAATCTCGTCTAAAAATTCGGATTTATCATCAACACATTCCTTTAATTTATCCTTATTTAGCGGGTCAAGCTTTTCATATAGGTCAAAATTTTTATCAGCTAGATATTCCCGACTACAAACCGTTGATTTCTTCAGAAAGTGTCTATTCCAGATTAGTGATAATTAAAGGATTTCAAGACGCTACTAACTTTATTGAAGCTGTGCAACGGCAACTGGATAATTTAGGAATACAAGGGAAAATTGAACTACTTACCCGACAAGATGGAACACCTCAAAAAAGACAATTAACAATCAATAAAGAAGGGAAACAGTTTAAAATTAGAGGATTTGGCGTAAAAATCAGCGAACTCAACCCAGAAGATTCCTTAACTTTACAAGAACAGGGTATTGGAGGGAAACGAAAGATGATGTGTGGAATATTTGTCCCAGCGACTCGCAGCAAGGAAGAAGAGGAAACCTGA
- the cas8a1 gene encoding type I-MYXAN CRISPR-associated Cas8a1/Cmx1, with protein sequence MVATQPKISLSLDAADTTIMHRAGMTGLYMTLKRLEKQYTSSRQRGGHISWFLTADTIKLFWEGSDFVALSWLIKESFQLDDTGLIHLTALSNAAIDLRQKIHIHEGICAVFLRHNQFYQAGKIVNAELTVEEKKVEYRYKSLTWYAHQTFAEKLCEADTQQLREDYVQMTSWLYLGGIVRHARTQNTTKLEEKPEYALALLFVPVVCHYCLLHIPSEDLKEKKPHRYGVVIPEINDFEDASQRRWRLQQLETKQLNVSSLGEAGLLYYSLDDIQPEGGYYQACQVWLYEKMNKDSRQRTLMSIEEIEVDKNTLITYQQVQKYFQTNYQQIKPKQIFIKVNPIRSIIADNLVKGIHWWSDFWEKLVIEDSNEYLFNQLFFNREGFIIMAENSEEDKHYLIFLKVFQQAMKGNFAKMYAKAEAGKDPPIKKKVERLRAELNYCYDELSFKEYLSDFLVRGGLNKYFNQHQEEIALLIKKIPWQELRIWSLLAIASYKPKDKPIEMNDESEEE encoded by the coding sequence ATGGTTGCTACCCAACCCAAAATTTCCCTATCTCTCGATGCTGCGGATACGACAATAATGCACCGCGCCGGAATGACGGGACTTTACATGACTTTAAAGCGATTAGAAAAGCAATATACCTCATCTCGTCAACGGGGAGGACATATATCATGGTTTTTGACTGCTGATACCATTAAGTTATTCTGGGAAGGAAGTGATTTCGTTGCCCTATCGTGGTTGATTAAGGAGTCTTTTCAACTAGATGATACAGGTTTAATTCATTTAACAGCATTGTCTAATGCTGCAATAGATTTAAGGCAGAAAATCCATATTCATGAGGGAATATGTGCTGTTTTCCTGCGTCATAATCAGTTTTATCAAGCAGGAAAGATAGTTAATGCTGAACTAACGGTTGAAGAAAAAAAAGTCGAGTATCGATACAAATCCCTAACTTGGTATGCACATCAAACCTTTGCAGAAAAGTTATGCGAGGCAGATACCCAACAACTCAGAGAAGATTATGTTCAAATGACGAGTTGGTTGTATTTAGGAGGAATTGTTCGCCATGCTAGGACACAGAACACTACAAAACTGGAAGAAAAACCTGAATACGCCTTAGCATTATTATTTGTACCAGTAGTTTGTCATTATTGCTTACTTCATATTCCATCAGAAGACTTGAAGGAAAAGAAACCCCATCGCTATGGGGTGGTAATTCCGGAAATCAATGATTTTGAAGATGCTTCTCAAAGAAGATGGCGATTACAGCAATTAGAAACCAAACAGCTTAATGTTAGTAGCCTTGGTGAAGCAGGATTACTTTATTACAGCTTAGACGATATTCAGCCTGAAGGCGGCTACTATCAAGCTTGTCAAGTTTGGTTATATGAAAAAATGAATAAAGATTCTCGTCAAAGAACATTGATGAGTATAGAAGAAATTGAAGTTGATAAGAATACTTTAATCACTTATCAACAGGTGCAAAAATATTTTCAAACTAATTATCAGCAAATTAAACCTAAGCAAATTTTTATTAAAGTGAATCCGATTCGCTCCATAATTGCTGATAATTTAGTAAAAGGAATCCATTGGTGGTCTGATTTTTGGGAAAAATTGGTGATAGAGGATTCAAACGAATATTTATTTAACCAGTTATTTTTCAATCGAGAAGGATTCATAATAATGGCAGAGAATAGTGAAGAAGACAAGCATTATCTTATTTTCCTTAAGGTGTTTCAGCAAGCTATGAAGGGTAACTTTGCTAAAATGTATGCCAAGGCAGAGGCAGGGAAAGACCCTCCAATTAAGAAGAAAGTTGAACGATTAAGAGCAGAGCTAAACTATTGTTATGATGAATTGTCGTTTAAAGAATATTTGTCTGACTTTTTAGTAAGAGGGGGATTAAATAAGTATTTCAATCAGCATCAAGAAGAGATAGCACTACTAATTAAAAAAATACCTTGGCAAGAATTAAGAATTTGGTCATTGTTAGCGATCGCCAGTTATAAACCTAAAGATAAACCTATCGAAATGAATGATGAGTCAGAAGAAGAATGA
- a CDS encoding CRISPR-associated protein, with amino-acid sequence MSQKKNDNNIPNYYLYGTVLTRYGLASLNHDMRRGNKTTLQKGYWNGKIHSFVGANAIRWALRFYLQKQGYLVNRVWDEDEHINRLTSEDFDPEQFYDDDIFGFALLESAETEEETSTTKKKKKQKTVSSPNQRIGALAMNMAVSLTPYDGAVKLGAKSGRDKDSTSLHFTEYHATRYQYYFGINPTHLKEMSRILPLIDGIMDMPKVGGSSNIFNYSFCPDSLVFQWTNHFASYISYCFEYCDPKTKEAKLAQEFIDEVECGQIDPSTLWIGGTIVKELKQLDNFDNSPFNRAHIYRNRNELVEALKAVIKRDLGLQESK; translated from the coding sequence ATGAGTCAGAAGAAGAATGACAATAATATCCCTAATTATTATCTTTACGGAACAGTCCTCACTCGTTATGGTTTAGCGTCATTAAATCATGACATGAGACGAGGAAATAAGACTACTCTGCAAAAAGGCTATTGGAATGGTAAAATTCATTCTTTTGTAGGTGCAAACGCAATTCGTTGGGCGTTACGTTTTTATCTTCAAAAGCAAGGTTACTTAGTTAATCGAGTTTGGGATGAGGATGAACATATTAATCGGTTAACAAGTGAAGATTTCGACCCAGAACAATTTTATGATGATGATATTTTTGGGTTTGCTTTATTAGAGTCTGCGGAAACAGAGGAGGAGACTTCAACAACAAAGAAAAAAAAGAAACAAAAAACAGTCAGCAGTCCTAATCAGCGAATTGGTGCTTTAGCAATGAATATGGCTGTGTCCCTAACGCCTTATGATGGTGCAGTCAAGTTAGGAGCAAAAAGTGGCAGAGATAAAGATAGCACATCGCTCCACTTTACAGAGTATCATGCAACTCGATATCAATATTATTTTGGAATCAATCCCACTCATCTCAAAGAGATGTCGCGGATTTTACCTCTGATAGATGGGATTATGGATATGCCCAAGGTAGGAGGGAGTAGTAATATTTTTAATTATTCTTTCTGTCCAGATAGTTTGGTATTTCAATGGACAAATCATTTTGCTTCATATATTTCCTATTGCTTTGAATATTGCGATCCTAAGACTAAGGAAGCAAAACTTGCACAAGAGTTTATAGATGAAGTGGAATGCGGACAGATTGACCCTAGTACATTATGGATTGGGGGAACAATTGTTAAGGAGTTAAAGCAATTGGATAATTTTGATAATTCCCCTTTTAATAGAGCGCACATTTATCGTAATCGCAATGAACTGGTTGAAGCTTTGAAAGCAGTTATTAAAAGAGATTTGGGTTTACAAGAATCAAAATGA
- the cas5 gene encoding type I-MYXAN CRISPR-associated protein Cas5/Cmx5/DevS, with translation MIAPLILYLDVPFATFRESHAREMGKTYPVPPPATVYGMLLSLVGETDVYRHCGVELAIAMLSSPKKSRILRQMRRFKNADFSHPENVIPCYQEILSNVKCLIWVRSDGEKIELSLRERILLAFDHPELVRRFGCLFLGESDQLIKTIKLVSQDYPEGVRQWAIRDNRGRLTLPYWVDHVGSRNTRFLRYRIEEMPSSLPPDLAWTMITSPI, from the coding sequence ATGATTGCACCATTAATTCTCTATTTAGATGTTCCATTTGCGACTTTTAGGGAGTCCCATGCAAGGGAAATGGGGAAAACTTATCCTGTACCTCCTCCAGCGACAGTGTATGGGATGTTGTTGTCTTTGGTAGGGGAAACGGATGTCTATCGTCACTGTGGGGTAGAATTGGCGATTGCGATGTTATCTAGCCCCAAAAAGTCCCGAATTTTACGTCAAATGAGACGGTTTAAGAATGCTGATTTTAGCCACCCAGAGAATGTTATTCCCTGTTATCAAGAAATTTTGTCTAATGTGAAGTGTTTGATCTGGGTTCGTTCTGACGGGGAGAAGATAGAACTAAGTTTAAGGGAGAGGATACTGTTAGCGTTTGACCATCCTGAGCTAGTAAGACGGTTTGGTTGTTTATTTTTGGGAGAAAGTGACCAGTTAATTAAAACAATCAAACTTGTCTCACAAGATTATCCAGAGGGGGTGAGACAGTGGGCGATTAGGGATAATCGAGGCAGGTTAACTTTACCCTATTGGGTTGACCATGTGGGGTCAAGAAATACCAGATTTTTGAGGTATCGGATTGAGGAAATGCCAAGCTCACTACCCCCTGATTTGGCGTGGACGATGATTACATCTCCAATTTGA
- a CDS encoding response regulator, producing the protein MKILLVEDDRLISTALVDLLLANHYTIDLANDGETGLCLAISAEYDLILLDWLLSKLDGMSLCRQLRSQGYVKPILLLTANNCNAKLVEGLDAGADDYVIKPYDPEALLAKIRSLLRRHGSVASSTLIWGNLTLDQISGKVTCNEQIISLTATEYKLLELFLQNPNRIFSRKLIIDKLWEFDDAPIENAVTTHIKDLRKKLKAGGLAGDILETVYGMGYRLNPAPDDSKNVATSQPHNWEQKPRTKDLTSVNRVLERFRNSFSQQVTVLEQAKTALLAGSLPPQLHQQALQEAHKLAGSMGSFGYPQGSTLARKVEHLLQNNHTLTDDEITQFDQLVTALQQELAKPPTTTAQPASLQQTYRVLVIDDDTLLTEQLLTQADAWGMRIKIAPDLATARSRLALATPDAVLLDLSFPSTQEDGLMLLRELGENHPKLPIIVFTARDSLADRLAVSRLGARQFLHKPSTTKQIFEAIARVLPQAKPSEAKVLIVDDDPVMLAGLSQLLTPWGLEVITLSQPQQFWEILVNTSPNLVLLDLEMPVVNGLELCQVVRQDAHWGDLPILVVTAHTDAQSLQQAFAAGADDFINKPVLGPELVTRVLSRIERTRRKG; encoded by the coding sequence ATGAAAATTTTGTTGGTTGAAGATGACAGATTAATAAGTACGGCACTGGTTGATTTGCTCTTAGCAAATCATTACACTATTGACTTAGCTAATGATGGGGAAACGGGCTTATGTCTGGCGATTTCGGCAGAATATGATTTAATTTTGCTGGATTGGCTCCTTTCCAAATTGGATGGTATGAGTTTATGCCGTCAACTGCGATCGCAAGGCTATGTCAAGCCAATCTTGCTATTAACTGCAAACAATTGTAATGCAAAGCTTGTCGAAGGATTAGATGCAGGAGCAGATGATTACGTCATAAAACCTTATGACCCGGAAGCATTGCTGGCGAAGATTCGGTCTTTATTACGTCGTCATGGGTCAGTAGCATCATCCACATTAATTTGGGGAAATCTTACTTTAGACCAAATCTCCGGTAAAGTCACTTGTAACGAGCAAATAATTTCACTCACGGCTACAGAATACAAACTCCTAGAATTGTTTTTACAAAATCCCAATCGTATATTCAGCCGCAAGTTAATTATAGATAAGCTTTGGGAATTTGATGATGCACCGATTGAAAATGCGGTAACAACTCATATTAAAGATTTACGTAAGAAACTAAAAGCAGGGGGTCTTGCTGGAGATATCCTAGAAACTGTCTACGGAATGGGTTATCGCTTAAATCCCGCTCCAGACGACTCCAAAAATGTAGCAACATCACAGCCACACAATTGGGAGCAAAAACCCCGCACAAAAGATTTAACTTCTGTTAATCGAGTATTAGAACGATTTCGTAACTCATTTAGTCAACAAGTCACTGTATTAGAACAAGCAAAAACTGCACTGTTGGCTGGGAGTTTACCACCACAGCTACACCAGCAAGCACTGCAAGAAGCTCATAAGTTGGCAGGTTCAATGGGAAGTTTTGGATATCCACAAGGTTCTACACTGGCACGAAAAGTAGAACACTTGTTACAAAATAATCACACCTTAACAGATGATGAAATTACACAGTTTGACCAACTGGTAACAGCATTACAACAGGAGTTGGCAAAGCCACCAACCACAACTGCTCAACCTGCTTCTTTGCAGCAAACTTACCGCGTACTGGTGATTGATGATGATACTCTGCTGACAGAGCAGTTGTTAACCCAGGCAGATGCTTGGGGAATGCGAATAAAAATTGCTCCTGATTTGGCAACTGCGCGATCGCGCCTAGCTTTAGCCACTCCTGACGCAGTTTTGCTAGATTTGAGCTTCCCTAGCACTCAAGAAGATGGATTAATGCTGCTACGGGAATTGGGAGAAAATCACCCGAAGTTACCAATTATTGTTTTTACTGCACGGGATAGCCTAGCTGATAGATTAGCGGTGTCACGCTTAGGCGCACGGCAATTTTTACATAAACCATCGACAACTAAGCAAATCTTTGAGGCGATCGCGCGTGTGCTACCTCAAGCCAAACCATCAGAAGCCAAAGTATTAATTGTAGATGATGACCCGGTAATGTTAGCTGGATTATCGCAATTATTAACCCCTTGGGGATTAGAGGTCATTACTTTATCTCAACCTCAGCAATTTTGGGAAATATTAGTGAATACATCACCAAATTTAGTGTTGTTAGATTTAGAGATGCCTGTAGTTAATGGGTTAGAGTTGTGTCAAGTTGTGCGTCAAGATGCTCACTGGGGAGATTTGCCCATCTTGGTGGTAACAGCCCATACTGATGCTCAATCACTACAACAAGCTTTTGCGGCAGGAGCTGATGATTTTATTAATAAGCCAGTGCTAGGCCCAGAATTGGTGACACGGGTACTGAGCCGTATTGAAAGAACGCGACGGAAGGGATAA